ctggtcttatagctgtcctataaaacttccctttcaattttaagggtattctacgatcacatagaacacttgaagaaattctccattttacccaacctgctttaactctatgcattacatcatcttcaatttctccttcagcttgcataatagatccaaggtatcgaaatctacaagtgttatttatttcttcatcatcaagtttaactttgtctccaatattcctcctatcattattaaaattacatttcatatattctgttttatttctacttgtcttaaagcctctagattccgaagcttctctccataattctaactcagcctctactccatccctagtttcgtcaattaatacaatatcatctgcaaacaacatacaccatggacctccttttgaatactcttagtcaattggtccatcactaaagcaaaaggataaggactcaaagcagatccttgatgtacacctatggtaattggaaattctctagtttctccatctatagtctttacactagtcattattccattgtacatatccttaatgacatcggtatacctacaacatacatcctttttttctaaaacccaccatagaacttccctaggtatcctatcatatgctttctcaaggtcaataaatatcatatgcaagtccctcttcttttctctaaacttttccattaatcttcttaaaggataaatagcttctgtggtagatctcccaggcataaaaccaaattgattttctaagatcttcttttctaaccttaatctttgttcaactactctttcccatagtttcatcgtatgactcataagtttaattccacgataattattacaattttgaatatctcctttatttttgtatataggtattaaagtacttttcctccattcatatggcattttcttagtttttacaattgtattaaataattagttaaccatataattccgttatcacccaagcatttccaaacttcaattgggatgttatctggtcccatagctttcccatttttcatcttttttagtgcaaacttaacttcgttaactctaatttttcgaataaatcttatatttttagtcttttcctcatttgacaattctaaatttaagccttctatttggttttcgttaaacaacttactaaagtaacttcgccatctttctttaatatcttcgtccttaaccaagacaatatcatcctcactttttatacattttacatttcctaagtacttgttcttcctttctctagctttagcaagtttaaatatatctctttccccttcttttgtacctaatctatcatacaaactattaaatgatctatatttagcttcactaacggccctttttgcatcttttcttgcctccttatatttttcaaagttatcgctgtttctacatttttgccacgttttataccaaattctttttgtctttatgattttttgtacatctttatcccaccaccaactttctttgctatttgagaatcttccccttgattcgcctaaaatctcttttgctatctttttaatagagctagctaatctattccaaagattatttgaatctatcccatcctctaaggtacaatccccatctttgatcattttatctttaaattttattatattttctccttttaggttccaccatctagttctcctacactggtttattttatcctttttcttccattttttaatgcatatatctaacactaagactctatgttgtgtggttagactttcacttggaataactttacaatccttgcatgatacatgatctaccctcctagttaaacaaaaatctatttgacttctattttgtccacttttaaaggttattaagtgttcttctctcttcttaaagcaagtattcattatactaaaatcttatgacatagcaaagtctaagatcatctccccagactcatttttgtctccatatccatatcctctatgtatcctttcataatttttattatctcttccaacgtgtccattcagatctccttctataaatattttttcagtccctggtatgccttgtataatactatccatatcttcccaaaattgtctcttaagattttctgctaagccaacttgaggaccataagcactaatgatatttattatctcttgtcctaataccattttgatttttataattctatcccttactctaattacatccacaatgctatcttttaagtttttgtctataataatgcctactccattcttatgtttttcttttccagtgtaccaaagtttaaaacctgatttatcgatttctctagctttctcccccacccacttagtttcttgaaggcaaattatattaattcttcttctaatcattgtatccacaatttccatgcttttacccgtaagtgtccctatattccaagtcaGTATGTTCCTTTAGAGTAACATACTGACTCCTAATAAAAACACCACCAGTAGATTTCAGCTCTTTAATTGCATTCCTCTTGCACCTATCATTGGCTTTTCTATGAAAAGATCTTGTATTACAATCCCCTTCTTTGGCCCATTTAAACCTAACCTAACCTTTTGTCTCAAACTCATCTCCTCCTTCAGCAGCAAAGCCCCCAAATCATTCTTAAGAGCCGCTCTCCTATAGAACACGACCTTGGAAATATTAACAAGCCCTTGAACCAGTACCCTCAATCTCCTTAAATACAATagacttcaaacttttttttggATAAGAGAACACATTTATTAGAACTCAAAAAACAGAGTACAAGTCTTGGAGGACAAGGAGTCCTTTTTAACGAtacaaaaaacagaaaaaaaaaaaaaacaaaaacatatatatatatatataggtatttaaattacaaaaatgaTAATACACACAAATGGAAGCAAGGAAGATCATTGTCCTATAAAAACCATGCTGAAAAATTCTATCATTTCTCTCACAAGGTCCAAAGAATGGCGAAAACTGTCGCACTCCAAAGCGCCCTATTTTTGCCGAGGCCCCTATACTTAAACAACAAAAGCATTCCCACCGCCACCCACTCTTCCCTGCATAAGAAAAGAGAGTGTTTTAAAGGAATGTGGCCACCCTGTAATACACAAAGAGATGAACATTTGTTTCATTGCATTTGTGGCACATGATACACACATCGGGACTTAGAGTCTTGCAAGGCCTTCTTCTGCAAAGCAGATCATGAGCGTTAATTTTATCCAAGATTGCAGTCCAAACGAAGTCATACCTTCCAAggaacctaagttctccaaaggaTGTGCACCAAGTGAAGAGGTTATGGGACAAAAGTTTCCAGAACATgcgagaaaaaaattttaaagtgaACATACTTGAAGAATCACGCACCCAAATTCTCTCATCCTCCCTACTAGAAGGATATAAGGGTCCAACAAGGACAATTAGAGCTTCAAACTTCCCAATCTGGACATCACCAAAAACCTCCTTATCACAAATTTCCAAGGCAACCTTTAGAGCTTTCAGCCTCTTCATAAATCCAAAGCATTCCATCTTTCACACAAGCAATTACTCTTAACATTtctcaagaaaagacaaaaaagaaTTATGCTAAAgtcaaatattttcaaaatgaaacaGAATGGATTCCCACATTACACTAGAGGAATTGAAACTaaaaaaggaaaatgatatgGGACCGGCCTAACAAAAACCTCTTACAAAAGTTGGAGTTGCAATAGATTGAACACAAAAAAGTAAGATAGAGTAAATAATGTTGCCAAAACTAACTAAAAAGGCAAAGAAAATATTTCTTGCATGAGTTGTACAATAGTACCTTCAATATTACCAGCTTGGCATTACTTTCTTTCTCACAGTGGAGGAAAAGCTTCAACAGCCAAGCAACCTggacacagagagagagagagagatcaagtTCCTTTTTCATTGAATCATGTATTGGCAAAGTAGTTGCTCTCATTAATGTCCATTCTACTCaaacattaataaataaatagtcaTAATCAGAAAAGCACTATCCcactaatacaaatttaaaatatacATAAGTAGTTTTCtagttaccaaaaaaaaaaagcacattaCCCACAAAGAAGCATAATAAAACAAGAACTTTGAAAGAAGTAAAAGGATAACAACTAGGTCGAATACAGTCAACTGTATTTGgctaaaaaaaaaagcataataaAGCTTAGTTCATTTTAGAAGAAAGAAGCAGATCAATCTCCAAGAATAAATTTGAGACTTTTCACTACTAGGCTTCCAACCTATAGTTTTTATTGTGACTATATAATGAATTCAGATTCCCCTGTCCATGCCCTTCTCAACCTCATATTCAGTGGTCCTGGATTCTTCTGatttcactctttattttcatgGCTGTTTTCTTTGTAATCCATGCAAGACTGCAGTGGATAAAATTTTGTGAAATTACATCAGCTATATTTTTTCCCCATTATAAACCTTCGGGCAAAAAGGATGCTGTTAAAGTTGAAAAAGATGCATTTTTCTTACAATTAGAAGAAAACTTGAATACTTTTACAGTGGAGTAAGGCAACTATAATCTGCTAAAGCATGTTAGGGAAAACGCCTATGGAAGTGCTCTGACttgatgagaaaaataaaaaacaataatattTGTGCAATTTTAATTTGGAGAACCATCTAGCCGAAGGAAAATCTATCATGGAAGAATCTTCCAAGgaatatatgcattttttttttttcaaggacaGGGGGAAGGGGTGGTTCAGTACCCTTTTCAAGTTTTCATTGAATTTTCTTTATTACGGTTTGAACAAGGAGTAGGATTTCTAGTCTTTAGACTTAAATAACCTAGAACCTGGTTGCCAAACCTAAACTAGAGGTTGAGGGGTCGCTGAGGAAAAGGCAGGCACAGCACAAACCAAAATAACGAAGAGTCACTGAATAAGTCTGATGCATAACTAGGAATAAACTAGGCACAAAACATCCCAATATTAATTAAACAGCATTCATAAATTATTCCTCATACCATCTGATAGGAAAGGGCATTCAACTGCCTAGGTCTGTTTAATGTATACGTTCTTGCAGACCTGTTTTCTTCAACCAGAACCTGCCAAGCAATTAAGAATAATAAGTATATGAACGTAATCAATGCTTAGCTAAATTATTCCCCATAAATAGTAGAACAACAGGAATAAAACAAAGCATAAGAGGTTTACTCTTATGCGCTCACAttagatgagaaaaaaaaaaattgatagcgTAGATGAGAAGAGAAAGAAATCCAATAAAATTAACACAAATTCAAGCCCTGATGGTCAGGCTCGGCCAAAATAATGGACTGGTTAATATTTCTCTACCGTGACAACCAAAACCGTTAAAAGCTATCTAACCTCCGAGAGAGAATAAAATGAGAACAGCCCTAGCGTTAGACTCTAAAATTCTCACTCACacgaaaaaggaaaaaaaaaaacactatcaTGAACTAATGAATACCAATAGAGTCCTGAACCCTTTCATTCTATGATTTTCATTCTTCTACAATAATACTATTCCagtaattattaaaaataaatgcaCTGAGCCTTAAACGGGGTTGCATATGAAATAAACTTAAACAGAAAAAGGCTACCTGTCAAGAAAAATTAAAGCCAGAGTAACTATAACAGAAAAT
This region of Malania oleifera isolate guangnan ecotype guangnan chromosome 10, ASM2987363v1, whole genome shotgun sequence genomic DNA includes:
- the LOC131166148 gene encoding 3-hydroxyisobutyryl-CoA hydrolase 1-like isoform X2, producing MATPRFSEGDFDQVLVEENRSARTYTLNRPRQLNALSYQMVAWLLKLFLHCEKESNAKLVILKGRVGGGGNAFVV